Part of the Bacillus sp. THAF10 genome is shown below.
CGTCTGCAAACGCAAGCTCCGTTACAGCCTCGGCATGGTTTTCTTTGAATAATCCGTAGAAAACAAAGCTTTCCGATCCGTCAAGCTCCACCTTTTCAGATTGCAAGCCAGTGTAGGCAAATTCATATTGATAGATTTCGTTTGGAAGATTTTCTTTCGTTAACACTTCTGGTTGGTTTGTTTCCTTGTAGGAAAGCCCAAAGAACTGGAAGCCATCCGTTGAATAGCCTACTGCTTTCGTTAAAGAGCCTTGCTGGAGGTATGGAAAACCCCCTGGTTGCGGCTGATTTTGACGAGAGCAAACAATATAACCATTTTTCTCATCCTTAAAGACGGTATGGTCAATGTATTGGGATAGGTAAGATTCATTTGTACGAACAAGCCCCTTACTTCCAATACCAACATCCTGACCGTAGACAACATCTACCGTTTGGCCAGTGCCTTCTACTCGTACATCCCAAAACCAGATGCCTTTTTCAGATAGTCGGAAGCTTATATTGTAACGGATGCTTGCTGCTGTTCCTTCCCACGTCATCTCTTGTGTCGCATGTTTCACCTTGCTTGTTGAATGTACCCCAAGCAGTGGGTAAACCTCTATCCCGTTTTCCCCATGAACACGTAGGAATAAATTGTTCAGTGCTCCATCCAGTGGATTTGACATCCATTGGTTGATCATGATGTCTTTGTGCATTGCTTCAAATAGATCTCCACTGTTTAAAAACGTAAACTGAATATTTCCTGCTTCTATGTTAAGTTTTGAATGTTGTGTTGTTGTTTGCATTATTTAGAAGTCCTCCTTTAATAGCTTGATTGATTAGCTCTGTTAATCGCCGTAGTTGATTTCCGCAAAATGGTTCCTTGTCCTGCGGGTCGATTTGTAAGCCTCCTCGGCTTCGCTTGTGGGAATCGCTTCATTTCCATGGGAGTCTCCGCCAGTTGCTTCAATCAACAGCTAGAAACAATTTAAATTCAACAAGCTTCTTTAACAAAGCTATTAGATTAGTGAAAACGGAAGTATGGTTAGCTCGTTGCTGTTCGGTCCAATCATTGCATGAAATTTGCCTTTGTCACTTTTAAAGCTCAGGTCGCCGTGATAATAACGAAGCTGTGCTTCTGTAATCGAAAAGCTTACTTCCTTTGTTTCACCAGGATTTAGCGATACTTTTTCATAGCCCTTCAATTCCTTTAATGGACGGACAATTTCACCTGAGAGGTCACGAATGTAGAATTGAACGGTTTCTTCTCCAGCTAGCTTGCCAACATTTGTTACTTTCACAGATGCCGTAATCTCTGAATCTACTGTCAAAGTATCGGTGGAGAGATTCATTTCACCATACGCAAAAGTGGTATAACTTAACCCAAAACCAAATGGCAGCAAGGGCTCATTAGGAATGTCGAGGTAGTGAGTCACATAGCGTTCCTGCTTGTTTTCCCCTTGAGGGCGACCAGTGTTAAAGCAGTTGTAGTAAACTGGAACCTGACCCACGCTATATGGGAATGACATCGTTAGTTTTCCTGATGGATTCGCGTCTCCATATAAAAGGTCTGCAATGGCTGATCCAGCTTCAGTTCCTGGGTACCATGCTTCTAACAGGGCATCTGTTTGATCGATAACGCCATGAAGATCTAAGGGACGTCCATTAAATAACACGGTTACAACAGGCTTTCCTAATTCTCTTATTCTCCCAACCAACTTCAGCTGCGCTTCTGGTAAACGAATATCCGCGCGGCAGCCACCTTCTCCGCTCATTGCTGAAGCTTCCCCTAGTGCTAGAACTATGACATCTGCATGCCTCGCTATTTCACATGCTTCTGCTAGCTGTTCTTGTGAGACTGTTTCAATATCCGAACCCTTTGCAAATGTCAGATTGGCAGAAGGGCTTTTGGTTAACAATCCGTCATAAACTTGGACCGATTCTTCCTTTGAACCATGCCAGGACCAAGGACCAAGCACATCCCCGTTTTTCGCAAACGGGCCAATCAGCGCCACTTTTTGTTCTTTACTTAATGGCAATACTCCATCATTTTTTAATAGAACAGAGGATTTCACCGCAAGCTCCTTGGCGACACTTCGATGCTTTTCTGACATAATCAGTTCTTTCTCCAGCTCTTCACTTGTTCCGCGATATGGATTTTCAAACAAACCTAGTTTGTTTTTTAGATTTAAGATTCGTAGCACAGACTCATCAAGGAGTGCTTCTGCAAGCTCGCCGCTCTCAACTAGATCCTTAACATTTTTTGCATAGCAGGCAGTCATCATTTCAATGTCCACTCCAGCTTCTAAGCCTTTCCGTGCTGCTTCTCGCTCATCCTCGGCAACGCCGTGTGGAATCATTTCTTTCACTGCACCCCAGTCAGAAATGATGACCCCATCAAAGCCCCATTCTTCTCGTAACAGCTCTCTCATCAGCTTTTTGTTACCAGAGGCAGGAATGCCATCCACCGTGTTGAAGGCCGTCATCACCATTTCACAGCCTTCATCGAGGGCCGCTTTATAAGCTGGTAGATAGGACTCGCGAAGCTGTCTCTCTGACATGTTGACGGTGTTGTAGTCACGTCCGCCCTCTGGTGCTCCGTATGCAGCAAAATGCTTCACACAAGCTGCCACGCGGTCGGTTTCCTCTGTCAAGTTATCGCCTTGAAAGCCTCGAACAAAGGCTTTTGCAAACAGGCTGTTTAGATATGGATCTTCCCCAGTGGACTCCATCACACGACCCCATCTTGGATCACGAACAAGGTCTACCATCGGTGCAAATGTGACATGCACACCAGAAACAGAGGCTTCCTTGGCAGCAATCTCTGCACTTTTTTCGGCAAGCTCTGTATCCCATGAACAACCAATCGCTAAAGGTACCGGGAAGATGGTTTTAAAGCCGTGAACAATATCCGCCATCATTAATAATGGAATACCTAAACGGTTGTGTGCTAAATGCTCTCGTTGAATGTTCGTTACTTCTCTCGCTCCTGAGGCACCGAGGACAGAGCCACTGTTTTCTACTACCTCATTGGTAATTCCCATATCTTGAAGCGGTCCAGTAATTTCCCCATCACCTGCTGCACCCTTGTAGAAGAAAGTCGCTAACTGCATCAATTGCGCTATTTTTTCGTCTAAGGTCATTTGTTGTAAAAGATTTTCCATGTTTTTCTCCATCCCTCGGAACCTCCTCGATTATTGTCACTATTACACGAAACGTTTTTATAGTTAAAAATGAATAAAATAAAGCAGTTTTAAAGTTAGTTATCTTTGTTTTTTCGAAACGTTTCTATTTATTTCGATAAAGAGGCCCATACGGCGCTCTTTATCCCCTATTCACCTGCAATACCAGAACGGTCGACACCTTCGACAAACCAGCGTTGTGTAATCGCATAGACCACCAGCATTGGCAGAATCGTCATTACAGTTCCAGCCATATTGATTCCTTCATTAATTTCAGATGTTTCTCCGCCACTCTGTGGATACATCTGTTGATAGGTTGCGACAAACTTCTGTAGCTCCAGAGGCAAGGTCGTTAACGAGTTACCAAAGTAGATTGCTGCTAGATACGTTTCATTCCAGTACCAAACAAATGAGAACAGGAAAGAAATGATGATGGCCGGTGCCGCCATCGGTAGAGCAAGTGTTAGAAAGATCCGTAAAGCCCCTGCACCATCGAGCTGTGCTGCTTCTTCTAATGCTTTTGGCATCATTTTAAAGAACTGATAAAAAATTAAGATGAATATCGCACTATTGATTCCTTGTCCAAGTAATGCGGGAAGCAAGAAAGCCTGAATGCTTCCTAAGATACCAATCTCGTTAAAAAATACATAACGAGGAATGACCGTTACTTGCGGCGGAATGATGAAAGTTGCAAGTACCAGAACAAACATTGTTCTTTTAAAAGGAAAGGCAAAACGTGCAAAGCCATAGCCAATGACGGCACAAACCGCCGTTTGAACAATCGCTGGAATTGCTGTTACATATAACGATTCTGCCATTGTTGGCAGGAACTTCAGTACTTTATATGCCGCTTGATAGTTATCTAGATAAAGCTGAGTCGGAATCCAATTGACCAATGGATTTAAAATATCATCTAGACTTTTTAAGCTGTATGAAATCATATAAAGCAACGGAAATAAGTAGACAAAGCCGATTCCGATTAATAAGCCGTAGATAAAAAGCTTATACAGAAGGCCGTCGTTTCCTTGCATTCCAAAAGCGAGCTTTTTTAACCTAGTGATGATACTTGTGCCTTTTGGTTTTCGGTTAGCTAGCGATTCGCTTGCCATGATATCGGCCTCCTTTAAGCATAATTTTTCTTTCCTCTAACTGTTAGTAGCCCAACGGAAATGGCAAGTGCTAATGCTATCAGTAAGAAGTAAATCCACGATAAGGCAGAGGCATAGCCAAAGCCCGTATTAATCTGGAACATATTGCTCTTAATATGCTCAATAACAGGGTTTAAGGAGAAAATCGAGAATGTCACAATTGTGTATACCGTATTAACGACAATCATCGGGAAGATGCTAGGTAGCGTAACCTTCCAAAAGCACTCCCAGTTGGATGCTCCATCAATTTTAGCAGCCTCATATACCTGCTTATCAATCTTCTGCAGAGCGGCAAGAAAAATGAGGAACTGCACACCTGAAAACCAGAGAATAATGATTAAGTTGTCCATTAAATAAACAAGCACATTACTAAAAAAATTGTCTGCCGCTAGCATTGCCTCAAAAACCGCATATTCCTTAATAGAAGGAATGGAAGTGACTCCTTGAGAGATCAGCTCGTTGATAACAGGTCCGCTGGCAATAATCACCGGTAGGAAGAAGATCATCCGGAAAAAATTACGAAAGCGAATCGGCTGATTCAGTAAAATGGCAATGATTAACGAGAATACGATAATGATAGGAACAGATAGGACCAGCTCCTGCAAGAAGGTAAGTAGCTTCTGGGTAAAAAGAGCATCCACCGTAAAAGCATATTTAAAATTATCAAACTTCACAAAAGATGTTTGAATACCCTGTGTGGTGATTCGCACCTTTTGAAAGCTTAAAAACAACGAATAGAAAAGAGGATATGCAGTAAAAAGCAGAAATCCGATAATCCATGGTGAGATGAATAATAGTCCTGTTAGCGAGTTCTTCGAGCGCATGGATAACTGTTTCATGCTTAGTTCCCCCTTTCTGATACTTCATAGGATGTTGCTTCCACAGTAATTCCATCTACTGTAACCGCTGCATCCGTGTAATTAACGATAATCGAAATGCCGTTGTCATACATTACCTCCGACACACCAGGTTTATGGATCATACGATTGGTAATCGCACTGTTTTCCACTTCCCCTAAGCTGTCCACGACAAGTTTGTATTGACGAATGACTTCCTCTTTCCAAATATCAAACTCGGATGTGTACAAGCCTTTTGATGGTGTCTTAAGAAGAAGCTGAGCCGATTCTTTCGTTAGATAAAACGAAGGATATGCACCAAATTCGATCATTCTGAGCACTTCTTCCTTTGGATTATGGGAGAAGTTTGAGAAGGTAGCATAATACGGGCTGTATCCCTTTAACACAATTTGCAAAAATGGCACCGTGTCTGTTACAAACATATAGTTGGAAGAGTACATTGGCATATCAAGATACTTATCCATGTAGCCCCAGGCATAGTTGTTTGGACGATAGAAGGCTAGCTCCATGTCGTGTTCTTGATAGTGTGTGAAAAGTTTCTGATTAAGGTCGATCATTTCCGCTCGGGAAGAAGACATGCCTTTATTAAAATCAGAAAATAGCTTGCTTGCTGTTGTTTCAACGGCAATGTTGCTTACGCCGTGTTCTTTAAAGTGGGAAACATCTTTTTTGGCAATTTCTAAGGATTTTGTTGGGCTAAGATAGTAGCTGCCATAGCCAAATTGACGCTTGATCATCGGCTGCCCATTAATTTTTTTCGAAATATCCTTGCTACCAGCAAAGCCAGACGCACCATCAAAGGCAGTGGTGAAATCGGTGTGCAGGTAGAAAGAAATATCCTTTTCCTCTAGCTGACGAATAGTTTCATCTAAGTCTCCCTTACTGCCAAGCTTCTTTTCTAATGGAAACTTCTTCGGCAGTGTTCCAGTTAATCCGCCTTTTGTCCAGCCTCTTAGAACGACGTGCATGTTATCCACATCATTTTGCTCTAACTCTTCCACAAAAGCAGGAATGTCTTGTAGCTCTGTCATTTTTTCAACCGTATTCCAGAGAAGACCTTTCTTCGTTTCCCCACCTAAAAGCTCCAGTCGAACATCCACTTTGTCACTGTCGTTTTTAGAAAGGGAACCTGAGGCTTCTAAATGCTGCTGGTATCTATTTGCCATCCCAACATAATCTGCTTCTTCCCCTGTGAGGAACATCACTTTCTGCTTGATGTTAAAGCTATTCTTTTCTTCCTGATAAACATTAAAGCCACCCATGCTTTTACTTGTAGGTTGAAAGTAATTAAAGCGGTATTGATAATCCGATGTTGCCCAGAAAAAGTCGGTAGATGCTCCGGACGGATATGCTAAAATTCTGCCATAGCTTTGTCCTTCTTCAATAGAAGTGATAAAAGCATTTTCCTTCACGCCATGAACGGCACCATAGACTGGCACAGAAATGGTTTGTGTTGGATAGGTGTTTCCTTCTTCTGTGTTTTTTGGTTTTGTGAAGCCTTCATCCTCTCCATAGATGCTTCCAACAAATGGGGTATCGGAACGAAAGGCGCTTTTCTCAAATCGCATCAGCGCGCCGCTGCCGTCAGGAATGAATAGATAGCCAGTAATATCATCCATATGAGCTGCCCCAAGGAAAGGATAGACCTTCATGGCAACAATCTTATTATAGGTGCCATCCTGTACGCCTTCATTTGGGATATCAATGACGATGTTATCCTCTTCTAGGGTGACGTTTAGCTCCACTTCAATGCTAGCTCCACGAAAATCAACCACTGCAGTAAAGCCGTTGTTCTTCATTTTGATTTCTGGAACCGTATCCTCTGTTAAAATACTCTCGGTCTTGATGTTCCCTCGACGGTCCAAATAATCAATGGTAAGTGCTGATTGCACCATATCTGTCCAAGTATTGTTTAAGCGATAATTTTCGGCATTATCGACCCCAGAGTGCCAAATATAGCCTGTTTCTTTGTTTTGAATTTTAATGGCCAGTGACTCTTCCTGAACGAATAATACAAGCTGGTCATTTTCTGTTACTTTCGTAAAGCCTTCCAATGTTCCTTTTGGCAATGGTTTGTTTTCTTTTTCTGGCTGTGTGAACTGATTAGAATCAAAGCGGAGAGTTTCTTCTCCGAGCTCTGTTTCCACTTCCGTTTCTTCCTGCTTCTTAGTAGATGTGAGCGACTCAGCAAAGACAGAAACAGGTAACACGACGATAAGGATGGCTAACAGTATTTTCTTATACACGGAGAATCACCTCCTGAATGATTGCTGTAACAAAATCAATAACTTGATCCATCAAGACATAAATGATGAAGCAGACAAGCACGATGATGATCATGCAGAATATCGTGGTGAGAATATTACGTACTGTCCCCCAGAATTCAAAGGCATGAATCTCTTTAATCATGATAAAGAGAATAACGAGCGACCAGCCAATCATTATTTGATTCGAAAACACATACAAGAACTCTTCATTCATGGTCAGTACATTCGACATCAAGGTGATAGGCACGATTAGTAGAATAACAGGAGCCAAAGAATAGATGGTTCCTATGTAAATGTCCGAAAACTTTCCTTCTCCATCATTGATCGTACTTACGAGATAATTCGCAATGACAAAAAGAAGAATAGGAAGGAATAGAAGAACAAAATCGACACCAAAATTTATCTGTTCAAAGGTGATGCCACCTCTGAAAATAAAGCCTGTAAAGTATTTACCAATAATAAATTCGATGTAAAGGACGAAATAAAGAATCGTTGCTGAAAGAATCGACACTCTTCTTTGACGCTTAATATAATAGAAGCTGTCTATTGGATGGCGTAAGAACTTTCCTAAGAATAAAAGTTCACTTATAAGCTTGAAATCTTTTATTTTCTGCCATCTATTTCTTACAGGAGCTAAAATTCCTTTTCTCTTGTCTACAAATAACAAGGTAGCCCTTATGGCAAACAAACCTATTAAAATTGCAAACACAAACGCTAGATTTTCATTCATCCACTTGTTTCGAATCTCCCAAAACGAATCAGAATATCCATAGACATTCCCAACAAGCTCAAAGGATTCTAGTGCTTTTTCGTATTCCTGCTGCTTGTAATAGGCTTCCCCCATCGCATTATGAGCTAGCCCAATGGAGGAGTTCATCCGAAGTACTTCACTCCAATACTCCTCACTCTCGAGATAAAGCCCTTCAGCGTAGAGTGCAATTCCCCCATGCATCATTTCTGCAAAGGCAGTAGGTTCTAAAAGCTGAACCGTGCCACGCTCTCTATCGGTTATAAATATACGGCCTAAGCTATCTGTTGCTAACCCGGTTGGATCCATGAACAAGCCAAGACGGTTAGTGCCATCATCCTTTCCACCGAAGATAAAGAGCAGGTTTCCAAAGCTGTCATATTCATAGATTCTGCCATCCTTACTTAGGACAAAAAAGTTCCCAAGCGGCCCTATTGTTATATCTTGAAGATTGGTGGCATCCGAAATGTCGGGCCAAAAAATATTCCCACCAGAAATATTTAGTTTCCGAATGACCTCGAAGCTTGTCCCAGCTGTAATCGTGTACACCAGACCTTTTTCATCAATTGATATATTGGTAGGCGCTGGCGGCACCTTCAAAAACATGCTGGAGCGCTGCTGGTCTGTTGTTAGAGCATCCTGAACAATCGACATTAACGAAGGTCTTGTACGGTTTACCCCGAAAAATCCAAGGAATGTCCCGTCCTGCCCCACTTGAATGATACCGTTTGTGGAGCCCTCGCCAATAATGTACAAATTACCTCGTTTGTCTACGGTTATTTTTTGCGGTTTATATGGAGTTCGTGTTCCAAACAATGGGGAATCTGGACGTCCGTATTCTTGAAGCATTTCACCCTCTGCTGAAAAACGAAATACTTTTTCATTGGTGTAATCAGCAACAAAAATTTGACCTTCTTCATCTACAAATACTCCTGTAGGCATTTGAAGTGTTCCTTCTCCTACTTCCAAAAGCTTTTTGCCGTTTTTATCAAACTTGGTAATTTTCTTGGTTCCGGAATCTGCCACATACACATGGTTATTTTTATCAATATAGACATCTTCCGGACTGACTATCTCACTCGTGCTTCCAAAAAGACCAACCGGAATATAGGCGGTTTGCGTTTCAATGATTTCCCAATCCGTAGACACTGTTTCCGTTTTATACGGAACCGACAGGGAAGCAAAAGACTGCAAAGGAGAAAGGAGAAATAACCAAACAGTCAGTAAGCCTATGAAAATGCGCTTCATACTCGTTTCTCCCCTTTCTACTTAATACCTG
Proteins encoded:
- the bglX gene encoding beta-glucosidase BglX — protein: MEKNMENLLQQMTLDEKIAQLMQLATFFYKGAAGDGEITGPLQDMGITNEVVENSGSVLGASGAREVTNIQREHLAHNRLGIPLLMMADIVHGFKTIFPVPLAIGCSWDTELAEKSAEIAAKEASVSGVHVTFAPMVDLVRDPRWGRVMESTGEDPYLNSLFAKAFVRGFQGDNLTEETDRVAACVKHFAAYGAPEGGRDYNTVNMSERQLRESYLPAYKAALDEGCEMVMTAFNTVDGIPASGNKKLMRELLREEWGFDGVIISDWGAVKEMIPHGVAEDEREAARKGLEAGVDIEMMTACYAKNVKDLVESGELAEALLDESVLRILNLKNKLGLFENPYRGTSEELEKELIMSEKHRSVAKELAVKSSVLLKNDGVLPLSKEQKVALIGPFAKNGDVLGPWSWHGSKEESVQVYDGLLTKSPSANLTFAKGSDIETVSQEQLAEACEIARHADVIVLALGEASAMSGEGGCRADIRLPEAQLKLVGRIRELGKPVVTVLFNGRPLDLHGVIDQTDALLEAWYPGTEAGSAIADLLYGDANPSGKLTMSFPYSVGQVPVYYNCFNTGRPQGENKQERYVTHYLDIPNEPLLPFGFGLSYTTFAYGEMNLSTDTLTVDSEITASVKVTNVGKLAGEETVQFYIRDLSGEIVRPLKELKGYEKVSLNPGETKEVSFSITEAQLRYYHGDLSFKSDKGKFHAMIGPNSNELTILPFSLI
- a CDS encoding carbohydrate ABC transporter permease, with product MASESLANRKPKGTSIITRLKKLAFGMQGNDGLLYKLFIYGLLIGIGFVYLFPLLYMISYSLKSLDDILNPLVNWIPTQLYLDNYQAAYKVLKFLPTMAESLYVTAIPAIVQTAVCAVIGYGFARFAFPFKRTMFVLVLATFIIPPQVTVIPRYVFFNEIGILGSIQAFLLPALLGQGINSAIFILIFYQFFKMMPKALEEAAQLDGAGALRIFLTLALPMAAPAIIISFLFSFVWYWNETYLAAIYFGNSLTTLPLELQKFVATYQQMYPQSGGETSEINEGINMAGTVMTILPMLVVYAITQRWFVEGVDRSGIAGE
- a CDS encoding carbohydrate ABC transporter permease, which codes for MKQLSMRSKNSLTGLLFISPWIIGFLLFTAYPLFYSLFLSFQKVRITTQGIQTSFVKFDNFKYAFTVDALFTQKLLTFLQELVLSVPIIIVFSLIIAILLNQPIRFRNFFRMIFFLPVIIASGPVINELISQGVTSIPSIKEYAVFEAMLAADNFFSNVLVYLMDNLIIILWFSGVQFLIFLAALQKIDKQVYEAAKIDGASNWECFWKVTLPSIFPMIVVNTVYTIVTFSIFSLNPVIEHIKSNMFQINTGFGYASALSWIYFLLIALALAISVGLLTVRGKKNYA
- a CDS encoding DUF5696 domain-containing protein, which encodes MYKKILLAILIVVLPVSVFAESLTSTKKQEETEVETELGEETLRFDSNQFTQPEKENKPLPKGTLEGFTKVTENDQLVLFVQEESLAIKIQNKETGYIWHSGVDNAENYRLNNTWTDMVQSALTIDYLDRRGNIKTESILTEDTVPEIKMKNNGFTAVVDFRGASIEVELNVTLEEDNIVIDIPNEGVQDGTYNKIVAMKVYPFLGAAHMDDITGYLFIPDGSGALMRFEKSAFRSDTPFVGSIYGEDEGFTKPKNTEEGNTYPTQTISVPVYGAVHGVKENAFITSIEEGQSYGRILAYPSGASTDFFWATSDYQYRFNYFQPTSKSMGGFNVYQEEKNSFNIKQKVMFLTGEEADYVGMANRYQQHLEASGSLSKNDSDKVDVRLELLGGETKKGLLWNTVEKMTELQDIPAFVEELEQNDVDNMHVVLRGWTKGGLTGTLPKKFPLEKKLGSKGDLDETIRQLEEKDISFYLHTDFTTAFDGASGFAGSKDISKKINGQPMIKRQFGYGSYYLSPTKSLEIAKKDVSHFKEHGVSNIAVETTASKLFSDFNKGMSSSRAEMIDLNQKLFTHYQEHDMELAFYRPNNYAWGYMDKYLDMPMYSSNYMFVTDTVPFLQIVLKGYSPYYATFSNFSHNPKEEVLRMIEFGAYPSFYLTKESAQLLLKTPSKGLYTSEFDIWKEEVIRQYKLVVDSLGEVENSAITNRMIHKPGVSEVMYDNGISIIVNYTDAAVTVDGITVEATSYEVSERGN
- a CDS encoding YIP1 family protein, which gives rise to MKRIFIGLLTVWLFLLSPLQSFASLSVPYKTETVSTDWEIIETQTAYIPVGLFGSTSEIVSPEDVYIDKNNHVYVADSGTKKITKFDKNGKKLLEVGEGTLQMPTGVFVDEEGQIFVADYTNEKVFRFSAEGEMLQEYGRPDSPLFGTRTPYKPQKITVDKRGNLYIIGEGSTNGIIQVGQDGTFLGFFGVNRTRPSLMSIVQDALTTDQQRSSMFLKVPPAPTNISIDEKGLVYTITAGTSFEVIRKLNISGGNIFWPDISDATNLQDITIGPLGNFFVLSKDGRIYEYDSFGNLLFIFGGKDDGTNRLGLFMDPTGLATDSLGRIFITDRERGTVQLLEPTAFAEMMHGGIALYAEGLYLESEEYWSEVLRMNSSIGLAHNAMGEAYYKQQEYEKALESFELVGNVYGYSDSFWEIRNKWMNENLAFVFAILIGLFAIRATLLFVDKRKGILAPVRNRWQKIKDFKLISELLFLGKFLRHPIDSFYYIKRQRRVSILSATILYFVLYIEFIIGKYFTGFIFRGGITFEQINFGVDFVLLFLPILLFVIANYLVSTINDGEGKFSDIYIGTIYSLAPVILLIVPITLMSNVLTMNEEFLYVFSNQIMIGWSLVILFIMIKEIHAFEFWGTVRNILTTIFCMIIIVLVCFIIYVLMDQVIDFVTAIIQEVILRV